From Dehalococcoidales bacterium:
CACTGTACGCCAGCACTGAAGCCACCGTGACGAAGGCAATCAGGATGATGGCTGTTTCCAGCCCGGTCATACCCCTCTGACCACGGTGCAAGCTGGTTAGCGATTTCAATATCCTCATCAGAATCTCCCTCCATCTCTTCCGGGACCTACCGAAGGTCCATTACTTTGGCGATATAGCCAGGCAGGGTCCTCTGGATGGTGACAGTGGCGCCGGTGGGCGGGATAACCTGGATCGTGAACTCCTCGTATGCCTCGCGGGTTACCGCGGCCGGTATCGTGACCGTGAACACGAACTGCTCGTCGGCCTCAATAATGGTGACTGAGCCGCGCTCGGCGCTGCCGTCGCTCTTGACGGCTGTGAAGGTGACGTCCTCGGAATGCTCTTCCTCATCGAAGTAGTTGATGACGATGGACTGGGAGTCACACTGGCTGTCCTGGACTGCGAGCCCAACCGAGAACTGCACCGTCTCCAGTGAACTCTGGTTCGGGCTCAGACCCAGTACGGAGCCAACGATTTCCAGCGTAGCCTCCGCTGATGCAAGACCCGAGTAGACTGTCGCCTTACCTCTTTCCGCCGAGAAGATACCAGCTGACAGGACGCTGTAGGCGAGGACTGATGCAACCGTTACGAAGGCAATCAGGACGATGGCTGTCTCCAGCCCCGTCATGCCCCGTTGACGCCGGTGCATGCTCTTGAGAACTCTGGTTAATTTGTGGTACATTTCTTACTCCTTTTTACTAATGGATAACCCCTTATGGAATCATGTCCAATAACAATCTTGATTATCACATCCTTCTGTACCTCCTTCACTAACTTCATCTGCACGTGGCACCCTGGCCTATCCGCAGCTTGACTGCACCGAAAGTGTGTAAGGTGACCACTGGCGTATTCTGTATATTATTGAAAGTAGCTCCTCGCTATCGGCACCGGGTGAAAAGAGACCGGCCGCTCCGGCCTTGATTGCCGACACCAGGTCCTCTGCTATATTCTCCGTAATGATGACCACCCTGGCAGACAGCCCTTCCCTGGTGATTGCGCGGGTGGTCTGAATACTGTCCATCCCCGGCATTCCACTATCGGCAAGCATCACTATCACGTCCGGGGAGAGGTGCCTGGCGGCTGCCAGGGCTTCCTCGCCGCTGACTACCTCACCGGCTATGATGATGCCTGTTCCAGTACTCAACGTCTGGTGTAACCTCCCTGTGGTGGCCTCATCGCCACCGCCGTCCACTACCAGTACACGGATAATATCGTCA
This genomic window contains:
- a CDS encoding flagellin → MYHKLTRVLKSMHRRQRGMTGLETAIVLIAFVTVASVLAYSVLSAGIFSAERGKATVYSGLASAEATLEIVGSVLGLSPNQSSLETVQFSVGLAVQDSQCDSQSIVINYFDEEEHSEDVTFTAVKSDGSAERGSVTIIEADEQFVFTVTIPAAVTREAYEEFTIQVIPPTGATVTIQRTLPGYIAKVMDLR
- a CDS encoding response regulator transcription factor; translation: MMQGRPELMSVLLRKMMLRAPLSLSGRPRNCKMMMNTDDIIRVLVVDGGGDEATTGRLHQTLSTGTGIIIAGEVVSGEEALAAARHLSPDVIVMLADSGMPGMDSIQTTRAITREGLSARVVIITENIAEDLVSAIKAGAAGLFSPGADSEELLSIIYRIRQWSPYTLSVQSSCG